The Thamnophis elegans isolate rThaEle1 chromosome Z, rThaEle1.pri, whole genome shotgun sequence DNA window tgctgtaatgcctctaaggcagatgtgttaaccactgagccaccattctgtctggatggtctcttgtgacaagccgaaggacagagaatggaagtagtgatcttcctcccatatttggccataccgggggttgtaaaatctatctctatctctatctctatctctatctctatctctatctctctctctctctctctctctctatctctctctctctctctctctctctctctctatctatctatctctatctctatctctatctctatctctatctctatctctatctatatctatatctctatatctctatatctctatatctctatatctatatctatatctatatctatatctatatctatatctatatctatatcatctatatctatatctatatctatatctatatctatatctatatctatatctatatctatatctatatctatctatctatctatctatctatctatctatctatctatcgatatatctatatctatatctatctatatctatatctatatctatatctatatctatatctatatctatatctatatctatatctatatctatatctatatctatatctatatctatatctatatctatctatctatctatctatctatctatctatctatatatatatatatctatatctatatctatatctatatctatatctatatctatatctatatctatatctatatctatatctatatctatatctatatctatatctatatctatatctatatctatatctatctatatctatctatctatctatctatctatatatatatatatatggttttttttatttgtgctgataaataaataaagggagactagtatagatctatttcaagctatttagctctcatcagctagccatacccttactgggatttgaacctgtgtcccatatatatatatataacatatatatatatatatatatatatatatatatatatatatatatatatatatatatatatatatatatatatatatatatatatatatatatatatgttatatttgtgctgataaataaataaagtataaatatatgtgtgtgtgtgtatgtgttgaaaAGTAttgttttgaatatatatatccaaaacaaacatacaaatcctccttctttacatactgtagaaagtgtatcagctggttacaaaaggcttttgtgcatctcttccaccgtcatcaaatataattcgtATCAAGTCTAATATCtcaactcagatatttattatattaccatcatcatatctccacttctatttgactataattatttagacgtccttcatcataaaatataccaagatttaatacataaccacatgctggcatttcatttgcttatttataaaatcctcccttGACAtaaaatcctcatatcctgttttagcaaaacatccataatatttagtaccaaatttttctaatcctccatgtatataatttattatcattatcctttcattatttaactatatcctatatcataacattttcccccattagttaaaacttagctgtgtccaattttgttcttttttattgttattgttattaataacctttatatatagtccaaaaatatttctaaccttcccttcacaggtaacattcaatattcatatccaattattacatCATAaaagctcaacattgtatacattactatcattatcaatttttatttaactatacctattatcactgaatttaactaagtttagctagttttaaattatactcttccacctatcaacctgtatctctccaatagcaaaacaatcctatgtcttctgccatttgtggatccagtccttcaaacatcttcttaaacaaatctgtatggactcctcttagcaactccttgtttatagtatctctcatataatatTGATGCCCTCCTTCTGTTTGCTttttcagcttatctttaattatcagcagtgttatcaaagattttgcaaatagtatttcatagtccataaattctttaatgctttcttcttcttctatgtcctgtctTTTGAAatcaattttctctccatttaattccgaatattccactcttttctccctcagaaataaaccaattgtcacgaatatcaacaggctcaatctctttatattcatcttccatttcaattttttgaatttcaatcttaTTTTGTGTTTGAAGAACATTTTCAGTTTTTTCGTCACATTTCGTTGCCAAATGcatcaaataatccaattttctctcaattctttcctgtCTCCAACACCCTCTGCAGAGATAAGAGTACTTTTTGGAGAGACGCCATGTTCATATGCAGctgtattttttcttagaagcttAGAGATTGAAAAACTCACTCACATACTctctgcaagtgaaaacagaCTTCAAGGGGACAGCTgtaaaatcttatcagatcttaagccatacagccaagtaataaaagcTTAGAATAAAAGTTTACAGCTCTCTGTAGCTTACGGAGAGTCACAAAGCAATGTTAGAAaaataatccatccatttgaaaaggttttgcttagaatcaatccatgtaaatagcatttaaaaagtaagataaccactgtccagaaccattgcaaaaatcaaattcaccgctaagttcttctattctttgatttaaattagtttttagattttataggcagtctgttttttaaaaacaataaaagtttctcatcAACTAAAAACACTTTGACTTTCCACATTGTTCCGTTCCTTTCTGAGGCCGTcctgactttgtcagtcttgacagactggaatttttattaccagcAAAAGACTTTCCCTTGCCTTTCTCtgagattttgtgatatccccgagatcagcaagatgtaatcttcctgttcaccatctcttcgggatgatttaggtccgttggaACCCCCCCCAGGAAtaaaagtatcgactgcgatctcagagctttgagatccaCGTCGTCTCATCACGACATCGGCCACTCCCTCCGTGAATGTATACttttaattgtatatagagaataaaaaaaaaaacttttaaaaaagtagaaatatTCAGATCCTTTTAAATAGCGTGTTTTGAGATAGAATCTTCCTTATAGCAGATTTGACTTCTTGATTCCTCAAGCAGTAAATCAGAGGGTTTAAAACTGGTGTAAGTACTGTGTATAACAAAGAGATGATAAGGTCTTTCTCAGAAGATCCACTGGAGGAAGCAAGCATGTAGTTAGACAATACTGGAATGTAGAAAATTGCAACAACTGTCAAGTGAGATGCACAAGTGGAGAAGGCTTTCCAACGATTCTGCCATGACTGGACtttgagaaagaggaaggagatgaTGTAAAAATAGGAGAGAAGAGTGAAAAAGAGCAAACAGAAAGCAAAAGAACCAGTTACAAAATTCAGCAAAATATAATTGAGTGCTGTACTACTGCAGGCTAAGATAAGGAGTGGTTTAATGTCACAAAAAAGGTGTGGGACTAGTTTAGATCCACAGAAACATAGTTGAGAAGTCACCACTGTATGCATCAAGGCATAAGAGAAACCAGCTGCCCACATGGCACCAATTAATGTAAGACAAGTCAATTTATTCATTAGGAGAGTATAACGCAATGGATTACAGATAGCCACATAGCGATCACATGCCATGATGCCCAGAAGCATACCCTCGCTAGAGCCCAGGAAGTGGAAGAAGTGCAGCTGAGTGAGGCAGCCAGTAAAGGAGATTGACTGAAGCTTTCTAAGAAAACCACTTAGGATTGTTGGCACAGTCACTGTAGAGTAGCATATATCCAAGCAAGAAAGATTTCCCAGAAAAAAATACATGGGGGTGTGGAGCTGAGGCTCAGCTAGGGTAACTCCCAGGATGGCACCATTTCCTAATAAACAGGCTACGTAAAGAAGCATGAAAAGTGTGAAAAGGACCTGTTGCAGTCTGTGATCCTTTGTTAGACCCAGGAGAATAAATTCAGACATTTCTGTCCAGTTTTTCATGTCTATAAATAGGGGGGAAAATAGTGATTTGAGAAAGCATCACAGTGCTAGATATGGCATTGTAAAACTATTTTCTAAACAGTGTTTGACATTTAGTTATGAGGCACCTTATTAAAATTCAGTCTTCAAAAAGTTTACATTTTCATATAttagatttattttgttttggtattagattcttgtttgtttgtttatctataCTTTACAATGAAATTGGAGAAAGTGACCAGCTTGCATttgtctttttctcctttttcttacaAGTGCAGAATACAGATCATGGAAGATTTCATTTTATTCAGATTTGTTTCATcattaaaattaagattaaattaattttaatggaaACAAATTAAAGGAAGCTAAGACCATGAGAGATTCAAATTCACTCTGTACAAAGGTTTATAGCTTCATACATTTACTGTTAGATTTGTTCTGCCTGTGTGTGTTGATTTAATGCAATAAGACTTGTACTGTAGATTTTGTGTCCCTCTACTATATATCAAGTAATGAAATTGCATGGAGTGATATATAGTGCAACAGACAGAAGATCAGCACTTCATTTTTATTAAGATATTAAGATTATGAAATAAAAGGAAGTAGAAGCaaaaaagaagtaaagaaagaaagtgatTGTATTTGAAGGTGGGAAAGCAATGGTgtgacaacagaaaaaaaaagaatttaattcataacatagaaataaataaaaatgtattttaaagcaGATTTAGAACAAATGATGAAATGCAGTAATATCAATTATttttatacaaaaatattttatcttatttcaAGGATTTGAAGATTACACTGTAAATGGGAACTGAGATGCAAATAACAAAAGTTATATGTTACTATTTGCAAACCTTTAAAATACAGGAGTTAAGTTCATCTAGATAGATGTACTAACCTcaacttttttctgcatttttctttAGCAATTTTGGTTCAAGGATAATAAAGGATACACTCGGTTTCTTGGTAACAGCTATTGCATATTATGAAGCTATATTCTTCCAACAATTTTCAGCAGATACTATACTATGGATGAATTATCAGATGAAATTTAAAGGAAAGAATATTTATCTACTAACTTATAATaatcatgtcccatttttcccTTGAGGACACATGGCAACATACATGATTCTGAAGATATTCTCTGTCTTAGCAGTTCCAAATAGTCTACATACCAGTCATGCTTGAGGGAACTTTGATTCTATGAACATGAAGAATAGGTAGAATTTTCAACTTTTACTGGGATAGGTCATGGTCTTTTGAATGTAGCCATTCCCATGTATGCAGATAAGCAGgatcaaaatgttttcttctgctCATATACCCCCCACAAATGCTACCATCATTCTCCCCAATATCTTTTAACAATACTAATTTAGCAGAGCTTTTGAATCTTGGGACATATATACACTCAGGGGAGAAAATGATGATTAAAGTACTCCAATATGATAAATAAAGGAAaattgccaaggatctgaatagAAACAAATTACTGCATTTTCCAAGATAGGCATGGGTGAAATATGGATGCTTTCTGAAAGCATTCCATTCTCTGCGCAAACGTTTGAGAAATAATTGGAAGGACACAGTGAAATAGGACAAGTTATATACAAAATTTATTTCAGGGATAATAGCCtctaatataaggtgaccagattttcagattggtaaagagggacaccattgattggggggggggggttgattaaaaattttatattttgtcaaaagatcaccccaggacactgaaaccagcataaatacaaacctgttgccaaacaaaattttgatcacgtgaccatgaggatgctgcaatggtcgctaagtgtgaaaaatggtcgcaacggttgctaagtgtgaaaaatggtcatcagtcacttttttcaatgccattgtaactttggtcactaaatgtttttcccctcctcgagacacctcacttcttccttcattcctcttgcttgtctaccttcaccttatccgtcttctgctctttccctctcttccttcctttctccttctatcctctgagccaaggtggcgcagtggttaaatgcagcactgcaggctactgctagatcagcagttcagcggttcaaatctcaccggctcagggttgactcagccttccatccttccgaggtgggtaaaatgaggacccggattgttgggggcaatatgctgactctctgtaaactgcttagagagggctgaaagccctatgaagcggtatataagtctactgctattgctttattgctattctttcctcactcactcccttcctccttttctcttccttcctccttctttcagcttcatttcttttgcctatctaccttctctgtatTTCTgctcttttcatttctctcttcctcttcgcttctgttccttcctccttccatcctttcacctccctccttcctatttcttccttcttccttccttctgc harbors:
- the LOC116521358 gene encoding olfactory receptor 12D3-like; the protein is MKNWTEMSEFILLGLTKDHRLQQVLFTLFMLLYVACLLGNGAILGVTLAEPQLHTPMYFFLGNLSCLDICYSTVTVPTILSGFLRKLQSISFTGCLTQLHFFHFLGSSEGMLLGIMACDRYVAICNPLRYTLLMNKLTCLTLIGAMWAAGFSYALMHTVVTSQLCFCGSKLVPHLFCDIKPLLILACSSTALNYILLNFVTGSFAFCLLFFTLLSYFYIISFLFLKVQSWQNRWKAFSTCASHLTVVAIFYIPVLSNYMLASSSGSSEKDLIISLLYTVLTPVLNPLIYCLRNQEVKSAIRKILSQNTLFKRI